The proteins below come from a single Edaphobacter acidisoli genomic window:
- a CDS encoding type III polyketide synthase: MHIASVGTAFPPHRYPQAVITGAIKEKMRDKLDMPDVMDRLHGNCGVDFRHIMFPLDTLGTISGFGPTNDLWIKGAMELGEKAIQKALDHVGLRPKDISAIFFTSVTGIACPSIDARLVNKMGFPRSVKRIPIFGLGCVAGAAGISRAADYVRAYPKQYALLLSVELCSLTWQENDSSMAALVACGLFGDGAAAVVLAGEETELAKRPTSVKNPCPKILATRSTFYPDTEHLMGWNINESGFNIVLSADVPQLVKAELRSTVEGFLEENGMRMEQICSFIFHSGGPKVLQAMESSLGLPPHALSASWNSLRQRGNLSSASVLTVMQDFLLNRPGSPGCYSMMGAMGPAFCSELLLLQW, from the coding sequence ATGCATATTGCATCCGTAGGCACAGCTTTTCCTCCTCACCGTTATCCGCAAGCCGTTATCACGGGAGCGATTAAAGAAAAGATGAGAGACAAGCTGGACATGCCAGACGTGATGGACCGGCTCCACGGAAATTGCGGCGTCGACTTCCGCCACATCATGTTTCCGCTGGATACGCTGGGAACCATCTCGGGATTTGGCCCAACCAACGATCTCTGGATCAAGGGAGCGATGGAGCTAGGCGAGAAGGCGATCCAGAAGGCGCTCGATCACGTGGGACTCAGGCCGAAGGACATCTCCGCGATCTTCTTTACCTCAGTGACCGGCATTGCTTGCCCAAGTATTGATGCGCGGCTGGTAAACAAGATGGGCTTTCCGCGCAGCGTGAAGCGGATCCCGATCTTTGGACTGGGGTGCGTGGCCGGTGCAGCAGGAATCTCGCGTGCGGCAGACTATGTGCGTGCTTATCCGAAGCAGTATGCCTTGCTGCTCTCTGTCGAGTTGTGCTCGTTGACGTGGCAGGAGAATGACAGCTCGATGGCCGCACTTGTTGCCTGCGGACTCTTTGGCGATGGCGCGGCGGCCGTGGTTCTGGCTGGCGAAGAGACCGAGCTGGCGAAGAGACCGACAAGCGTGAAGAACCCATGTCCAAAGATATTGGCAACGCGCTCAACGTTTTATCCCGACACAGAACACTTGATGGGATGGAACATCAATGAGAGCGGTTTCAACATTGTGCTGTCCGCAGATGTGCCTCAGCTTGTGAAGGCGGAGTTGCGTTCCACGGTAGAAGGCTTTTTGGAAGAGAACGGTATGCGCATGGAGCAGATTTGCAGCTTCATCTTCCATAGCGGAGGACCGAAAGTGTTGCAGGCAATGGAAAGCAGTCTGGGATTGCCTCCGCATGCACTGTCCGCCTCGTGGAACAGTCTGCGGCAAAGAGGCAATCTGTCGTCTGCATCGGTCCTGACAGTGATGCAGGACTTTCTGCTGAATCGTCCGGGCAGTCCAGGCTGCTACAGCATGATGGGCGCCATGGGACCAGCATTCTGTTCAGAATTACTTCTGTTGCAGTGGTAG
- a CDS encoding PEP-CTERM sorting domain-containing protein: protein MLKSLVALAAALTLPVVLFADPISGTLSAQGSDTFTSSTITFGTDGEVNGGAGANTGSFSVLSDGTHITFFPAFPSSTPLPYNQGFNTVPTTLQPLTLFTTTASNNEIFNFIMQDYTADYSSGGGCLSGAVCLDVTGDGYFTASGPTAYTSSPGSFTFTSQLVNGQTSTTYSASAIATPAAVPEPASIALLGAGMLGIAGLVRRRMISLG from the coding sequence ATGCTCAAATCACTCGTAGCCTTGGCTGCCGCGTTGACGTTGCCTGTTGTTCTTTTTGCTGATCCTATCTCTGGAACGTTGTCGGCCCAGGGCAGTGATACCTTCACTTCCTCTACGATCACGTTCGGCACAGATGGAGAAGTGAATGGAGGAGCAGGCGCAAATACAGGCAGCTTCAGTGTCCTGTCCGATGGAACGCACATTACGTTCTTTCCTGCTTTTCCATCATCAACCCCCCTGCCTTACAACCAGGGGTTCAACACAGTGCCGACCACTCTTCAGCCGCTCACGCTCTTCACGACGACTGCATCGAACAATGAAATCTTCAACTTCATCATGCAGGACTACACCGCCGATTATTCCAGCGGTGGCGGATGTCTGAGCGGAGCAGTTTGTCTGGACGTAACAGGTGATGGCTATTTCACAGCCTCGGGCCCAACCGCATACACGTCGAGCCCAGGCAGCTTTACCTTCACCTCTCAACTCGTGAATGGACAAACGAGTACCACGTACTCGGCTTCAGCCATTGCTACACCGGCCGCAGTTCCGGAACCAGCTTCGATCGCGTTGCTGGGTGCCGGCATGCTTGGCATCGCGGGTCTTGTGCGGCGACGCATGATCTCGCTTGGCTAG
- a CDS encoding alkaline phosphatase family protein yields MKKAIALLMLAALSSAGIAAAQDFDHGNHDRVKHVLLISIDGMHAVDLANCIHGVSTVNNGESYCPALAALYSTGVNYVAASTSRPSDSFPGLTAIVTGGSPALTGVYYDVAYARNYDAPATTTGNGVAAGPCTPYAAPTGTTTEYEEGIDIDKTKLNGGAPGASLTDGGLNSIDPKKLPRDPATGCQPVFPWQFVRTNSIFSVIHQAGGYTAWSDKHPAYSSVASGVGPSALDDFYAPEINSTVVALPNVQTPTGLACSTIPDPGSDVTAWTNSFQNIQCYDTLKANAILNEIDGKDHLGVKRTEVPTIFGMNFQAVSVGQKLIEASNNTKGGYLDAAGTPSAALVGEIKFVDASIGKFVAELKSKGLYDSTLIVVTAKHGQSPIDPNRYVSNLINASSPVTLLSNAGFIPDSESTNNPTGIGPTEDDVSLIWLKDSSYTAQSVSILEQNAAQIGLGQIYYGPSLALNFNDPTKDPRTPDIIVTPNVGVTYSGSTAKQEEHGGFAHDDTNVMLLVSHDDWQPRTVYVDVATSQVAPTILKALDINPAYLDAVRIQGTSVLPDLNLGR; encoded by the coding sequence ATGAAAAAAGCGATCGCTCTCCTTATGCTTGCAGCTCTCTCTTCAGCAGGCATCGCCGCCGCGCAGGACTTTGACCATGGCAATCACGACCGGGTTAAGCATGTGCTTCTCATCAGCATCGACGGCATGCACGCTGTCGACCTTGCCAACTGCATCCACGGCGTCAGCACGGTGAATAACGGCGAGTCTTACTGCCCTGCGCTCGCCGCGCTTTACAGCACCGGCGTTAACTATGTGGCGGCCAGCACCTCACGGCCATCGGACTCTTTCCCAGGCCTGACGGCAATCGTCACCGGCGGCAGCCCCGCGCTGACCGGCGTCTATTACGACGTTGCCTACGCTCGCAACTACGATGCCCCCGCGACAACCACCGGCAACGGCGTCGCTGCCGGCCCCTGCACTCCCTATGCTGCACCGACCGGCACGACGACCGAGTATGAGGAAGGCATCGATATCGACAAGACCAAGCTGAACGGCGGCGCACCCGGCGCTTCGCTCACCGATGGCGGCCTCAATTCCATCGACCCGAAGAAGCTTCCCCGCGATCCGGCCACTGGCTGCCAGCCCGTCTTTCCGTGGCAGTTTGTCCGCACCAACAGCATCTTCAGCGTCATCCATCAGGCTGGCGGCTACACCGCGTGGTCCGATAAGCATCCGGCGTACTCGTCGGTTGCCAGCGGCGTTGGGCCTTCCGCGCTCGACGATTTCTATGCGCCTGAGATTAACTCGACCGTCGTAGCGCTTCCCAACGTTCAAACACCCACCGGCCTTGCCTGCAGCACTATTCCTGACCCAGGTTCGGACGTAACCGCCTGGACCAATAGCTTCCAGAACATCCAGTGCTATGACACTCTCAAGGCCAACGCAATCCTGAATGAGATTGACGGCAAAGACCACCTCGGCGTCAAGAGGACCGAGGTGCCCACGATCTTTGGCATGAACTTCCAGGCCGTCAGCGTTGGCCAGAAGCTCATCGAGGCGAGCAACAACACCAAAGGCGGCTACCTCGATGCGGCGGGAACCCCGTCTGCAGCCCTCGTTGGCGAGATCAAGTTTGTCGATGCGTCTATCGGCAAGTTTGTCGCCGAGCTCAAATCGAAGGGCCTCTACGACTCGACCCTGATCGTCGTCACGGCCAAGCACGGCCAGTCGCCGATCGATCCCAACCGCTACGTCTCCAACCTCATCAATGCCTCTTCGCCCGTAACCCTGCTCTCGAATGCAGGCTTCATTCCCGACTCCGAGTCGACCAACAACCCGACCGGTATCGGTCCCACCGAGGACGATGTCTCGCTGATCTGGCTGAAAGACTCGTCCTACACAGCCCAAAGCGTCTCTATTCTTGAGCAGAACGCGGCACAGATCGGTCTCGGGCAGATCTACTATGGCCCCTCGCTCGCGCTCAACTTCAACGACCCGACCAAGGACCCGCGCACGCCGGACATCATCGTGACCCCGAACGTCGGCGTCACCTACTCCGGCAGCACGGCGAAGCAGGAAGAGCATGGCGGATTCGCCCATGACGACACCAACGTCATGTTGCTGGTCTCGCACGACGACTGGCAGCCCAGAACCGTCTACGTGGACGTCGCAACCTCGCAGGTGGCTCCAACCATCCTCAAGGCGCTCGACATCAACCCGGCGTATCTGGATGCAGTTCGCATTCAGGGTACGAGCGTTCTGCCCGACCTGAACCTTGGACGATAA
- a CDS encoding M23 family metallopeptidase, translating into MRVVSSLAVVLCFLLSTVPAQPQDVLTPVIASPLRPTAFAFQGTDHRQHLVYELTITNTGSAPATLQQIEVVDKDSPAKALAVFEGEALLVRLWTPGRALATTPQIEPNGTRLFLADFTLDGNSHVPHTLLHRFHLLASGPPGSPKDEAVPYTYTIAPIAVSTDIAVISPPLAGEDWVALNGCCEPTGAHRGTGLPVNGEIHYAQRFAIDWMQLDADRRFSHGDGKDVHDYADYGAKVIAVADGTVVETLSNLDDQPVGSLPDPKTITLENVDGNHIVLDLGHGRYAFYAHLQKNSLLVVKGQHVKRGQVLALLGNTGNSSAPHLHFHLMDGPSVLGSSGLPYVIDHFQVAGQLSREQFDKTGIDGEWNEGLDKTSSSRSQEFPLDLTVVDF; encoded by the coding sequence ATGCGTGTCGTCTCTTCTCTCGCGGTGGTTCTCTGTTTTCTTCTGTCAACCGTGCCCGCGCAGCCGCAGGATGTTCTGACTCCTGTAATTGCGTCTCCGCTCCGTCCCACCGCGTTCGCCTTTCAAGGGACGGACCATCGACAGCACCTTGTTTACGAGCTGACGATCACCAATACAGGCAGCGCACCAGCGACGCTCCAGCAGATCGAGGTCGTCGATAAGGACTCTCCCGCAAAGGCACTTGCTGTGTTTGAAGGCGAGGCGCTCCTCGTGCGCCTGTGGACCCCGGGACGCGCACTCGCAACGACACCGCAGATCGAACCAAACGGAACGCGGCTCTTCCTCGCCGACTTCACCCTGGACGGGAACAGCCACGTGCCCCACACCCTCCTGCACCGGTTTCACCTGCTGGCCTCCGGGCCGCCCGGCTCGCCGAAAGATGAGGCCGTGCCGTACACCTACACCATCGCCCCAATCGCAGTGAGCACAGACATCGCAGTGATTAGCCCGCCGCTTGCCGGCGAGGACTGGGTCGCGCTGAATGGCTGCTGCGAGCCCACAGGCGCGCATCGGGGCACAGGCCTGCCGGTCAACGGTGAGATCCACTATGCGCAACGCTTCGCCATCGACTGGATGCAGCTCGACGCCGACCGAAGATTCAGCCACGGAGACGGCAAAGACGTCCACGACTATGCGGACTACGGCGCCAAAGTAATCGCCGTGGCCGACGGCACCGTGGTCGAGACGCTCTCCAACCTGGATGACCAGCCGGTCGGCTCGCTGCCCGATCCAAAGACCATCACGCTCGAAAATGTGGACGGCAACCACATCGTGCTCGATCTCGGACATGGCCGCTACGCCTTCTACGCGCATCTCCAGAAAAACTCGCTGCTGGTCGTCAAAGGACAGCACGTAAAGCGCGGCCAGGTTCTGGCGTTGCTGGGCAACACGGGCAACTCCTCCGCGCCGCACCTGCACTTTCATCTGATGGACGGCCCCTCGGTGCTGGGCTCATCCGGCCTGCCTTACGTCATCGACCACTTTCAGGTCGCTGGCCAGCTCTCCCGCGAGCAGTTCGACAAGACCGGGATCGATGGCGAGTGGAACGAGGGCCTCGATAAAACTTCCTCCAGCAGAAGTCAGGAATTTCCTCTCGACCTGACCGTAGTCGATTTTTAA
- a CDS encoding aconitate hydratase: MPTQSHPDSFKSLATLKSGSTTCQYFSLKALEKKPGDLSRLPFSLRILLENLLRHEDGRSVTADDIKFLAAWDPKAEPSREIAYMPARVLMQDFTGVPAIVDLAAMRDAMKTLGGDPEKINPLQPAELVIDHSVQVDEFGTLRAYDMNAALEFQRNRERYAFLKWGQSAFNNFSAVPPGMGICHQVNLEFLARVVFTTAPDASGKVWAYPDTLVGTDSHTTMVNGLGVLGWGVGGIEAEAAMLGQPVSMLVPQVVGFKLTGKLREGATATDLVLTVTQMLRKLGVVGKFVEFYGPGIAELPLADRATIANMAPEYGATCGIFPVDAETLRYLRLTGRSEEHIALVEAYLREQGLFHTKDAVEAEYSATISLDLATVEPSVAGPKRPQDRVLLSQAGANFKEQLPALLGPNGNKNEARQMVRWEGEGGTASASGDIGSSVGMAAAVVESPSVPVATLVEGALEAPHVSIRSRFGIDPDKYLDHGSIVIAAITSCTNTSNPSVMLAAGLLAKKAVEKGLKTPPWVKTSLAPGSRVVTDYYEKAGLMPYLDALRFQIVGYGCTTCIGNSGPLPTDVSKAIDDHGLVAVSVLSGNRNFEGRISPDVRANYLMSPPLVVAYALAGHIGHNFDTDPLGKGKDGKPVFLRDIWPTQQEIAQTVAASIDSEMFHKEYSTVSKGDQNWQGLKFPEGETYGWEQDSTYIRKAPYFDEMPATPAAVEDIHGARVLALLGDSVTTDHISPAGSIKLNGPAGKYLTDHGVKASDFNSYGSRRGNHEVMVRGTFANVRLRNKLAPGTEGGVTRLLPEGTGMSIYDASVEYAKRGTPLAILAGKEYGSGSSRDWAAKGPRLLGIRFVVAESYERIHRSNLVGMGILPLQFLPGQNTESLHLTGEEVFRVGEPGELRAMLDGKFANGRTITVFAESDKGKTTEFSATVRIDTPQEILYYQHGGILQYVLRQLAGKA; this comes from the coding sequence ATGCCCACTCAATCGCATCCCGATTCCTTCAAGAGCCTCGCTACGCTCAAGTCCGGTTCCACCACCTGCCAGTACTTCAGCCTGAAGGCGCTGGAGAAGAAACCCGGCGATCTCTCGCGCCTTCCGTTCTCGCTGCGCATCCTGCTCGAAAACCTGCTTCGCCACGAAGACGGTCGCTCCGTCACCGCGGACGACATCAAATTCCTCGCCGCGTGGGACCCGAAGGCCGAGCCTTCCCGCGAGATCGCCTACATGCCCGCTCGCGTCCTCATGCAGGACTTCACCGGCGTGCCTGCCATCGTTGACCTCGCCGCCATGCGCGACGCCATGAAGACGCTCGGCGGCGACCCAGAGAAGATCAATCCGCTCCAGCCCGCCGAGCTGGTCATCGACCACTCCGTGCAGGTGGACGAGTTCGGCACGCTGCGCGCCTACGACATGAACGCCGCGCTCGAGTTCCAGCGCAACCGCGAGCGCTACGCCTTCCTCAAGTGGGGCCAGTCGGCGTTCAACAACTTCTCTGCCGTGCCTCCCGGCATGGGCATCTGCCACCAGGTAAACCTCGAATTCCTCGCGCGCGTCGTCTTCACCACCGCGCCCGACGCGAGCGGAAAAGTCTGGGCCTATCCTGACACACTCGTCGGCACCGACTCGCACACAACCATGGTCAACGGCCTGGGCGTGCTCGGCTGGGGCGTCGGCGGTATTGAGGCAGAGGCCGCAATGCTCGGCCAGCCAGTCTCGATGCTGGTTCCGCAGGTGGTCGGCTTCAAGCTGACCGGCAAACTGCGCGAAGGCGCGACCGCGACCGACCTCGTCCTGACCGTCACGCAGATGCTGCGCAAGCTCGGCGTCGTCGGCAAGTTCGTCGAGTTCTACGGCCCCGGCATCGCCGAGCTTCCTCTGGCCGACCGCGCCACCATCGCCAACATGGCGCCCGAGTACGGCGCCACCTGCGGCATCTTCCCGGTCGATGCCGAGACGCTGCGTTATCTGCGCCTCACCGGCCGCAGTGAAGAGCACATCGCGCTCGTCGAAGCCTATCTCCGCGAGCAGGGACTCTTCCACACGAAGGATGCAGTGGAAGCTGAGTACTCCGCGACCATTTCGCTCGATCTCGCCACAGTCGAGCCAAGCGTGGCCGGACCGAAGCGTCCGCAGGACCGCGTGCTGCTCTCGCAGGCAGGCGCGAACTTCAAGGAGCAGCTCCCTGCGCTGCTCGGACCCAACGGCAACAAGAACGAGGCGCGGCAGATGGTCCGTTGGGAGGGCGAAGGCGGCACCGCCTCTGCCTCGGGCGATATTGGAAGCAGTGTTGGCATGGCGGCCGCAGTTGTCGAGTCGCCCAGCGTACCTGTGGCCACGCTGGTTGAGGGAGCGCTCGAAGCCCCTCACGTGTCGATCAGGTCGCGGTTCGGGATCGATCCGGACAAGTACCTCGACCACGGCTCGATTGTCATCGCCGCGATTACATCATGCACGAACACCTCGAACCCCTCGGTGATGCTCGCCGCTGGTCTGCTGGCGAAGAAGGCCGTCGAGAAGGGACTCAAGACGCCGCCCTGGGTGAAGACCTCGCTCGCACCAGGCTCGCGCGTCGTGACGGATTACTACGAGAAGGCCGGGCTGATGCCGTATCTCGATGCGTTGCGCTTCCAGATAGTGGGCTACGGCTGCACGACCTGCATTGGCAACTCGGGTCCGCTGCCCACCGATGTCTCGAAGGCGATTGACGACCACGGCCTGGTCGCCGTCTCGGTGCTCTCGGGCAACCGCAACTTTGAGGGCAGAATCTCGCCCGACGTGCGCGCCAACTACCTGATGTCGCCGCCGCTGGTCGTCGCCTACGCGCTGGCCGGACACATCGGCCACAACTTCGACACCGACCCGCTCGGCAAGGGCAAGGACGGCAAGCCCGTCTTCCTGCGCGACATCTGGCCCACCCAGCAGGAGATCGCCCAGACCGTCGCCGCCTCCATCGACTCCGAGATGTTTCACAAGGAGTACTCGACCGTCTCGAAGGGCGACCAGAACTGGCAGGGTCTCAAGTTCCCCGAGGGCGAAACCTACGGATGGGAGCAGGACTCGACCTACATCCGCAAGGCCCCGTACTTCGACGAAATGCCCGCGACGCCTGCGGCGGTCGAGGACATCCACGGTGCCCGTGTGCTTGCGCTGCTCGGCGACTCCGTCACGACCGACCACATCTCCCCCGCAGGTTCGATCAAGCTGAACGGCCCGGCGGGCAAGTACCTCACCGATCATGGCGTGAAGGCGTCGGACTTCAACAGCTACGGCTCCCGTCGCGGCAACCACGAGGTCATGGTGCGGGGCACCTTCGCCAACGTGCGGCTGCGCAACAAGCTCGCTCCGGGTACCGAGGGCGGCGTCACGCGCCTGCTGCCAGAGGGCACAGGCATGTCCATCTATGACGCCTCGGTCGAGTACGCGAAGCGCGGCACTCCGCTCGCCATCCTCGCGGGCAAGGAGTACGGCTCCGGCTCCTCGCGCGACTGGGCGGCGAAGGGTCCGCGCCTGCTCGGCATCCGCTTCGTCGTTGCCGAAAGCTACGAGCGCATCCACCGCTCGAACCTGGTCGGCATGGGCATCCTGCCCCTGCAGTTCCTCCCCGGGCAGAACACCGAATCGCTCCACCTGACGGGCGAAGAGGTCTTCCGCGTAGGCGAGCCAGGCGAGCTGCGCGCAATGCTCGACGGCAAGTTCGCCAACGGTCGCACGATCACCGTCTTCGCCGAGTCCGACAAGGGCAAGACAACCGAGTTCTCCGCGACGGTCCGGATCGACACGCCGCAGGAGATTCTCTACTACCAGCACGGCGGCATCCTGCAATACGTGCTGCGCCAGTTGGCAGGGAAGGCGTAG
- a CDS encoding ComEC/Rec2 family competence protein, with protein sequence MKRLLAAALMMMTATFALGQSSGALRVYFADVEGGQATLFVMPSGESLLVDTGWPDHNNRDADRIVELCKQAGVKKIDNLLITHFHIDHAGGIPQLAAKMPIGRFIDHGPNRETTDKPTEDSWNAYQKVLADGHYQHMVAKPGDILPVKGMHVEVISADGNLISTPLAGAGQANPFCASSPLKPIENSENDRSLGTLITFGQVRILDLGDLTWGEERPLMCPVNKLGKVDIYVVSHHGFDRSSSPALVDAIAPRVAIMDNGAVKGADPGAWTIIRNSPRIKDHPGNLWQLHTAIHNDAAHNTEDSRIANLPGPDAGHYLVLTVRHNGSFSVTNERTQTTVDYPAKH encoded by the coding sequence ATGAAGCGCCTTCTTGCAGCAGCCCTGATGATGATGACCGCAACCTTCGCCCTCGGCCAAAGCTCGGGAGCGCTCCGTGTCTACTTTGCCGATGTGGAAGGCGGGCAGGCCACGTTGTTCGTGATGCCCTCTGGAGAGAGCCTGCTGGTCGATACCGGCTGGCCCGACCACAACAACCGCGACGCCGATCGCATTGTTGAACTCTGCAAACAGGCCGGCGTGAAGAAGATCGACAACCTGCTGATCACGCACTTTCACATTGACCATGCGGGTGGCATTCCACAGCTCGCCGCGAAGATGCCTATTGGCCGCTTCATCGACCATGGCCCGAATCGCGAGACCACTGACAAGCCGACTGAGGATAGCTGGAATGCCTATCAGAAGGTGTTGGCTGATGGCCACTACCAGCATATGGTGGCGAAACCGGGAGATATCCTACCTGTGAAAGGCATGCATGTCGAAGTCATCAGTGCGGACGGCAACCTTATCAGTACGCCACTTGCCGGTGCGGGACAAGCTAACCCGTTCTGTGCCTCCAGTCCGCTGAAGCCCATCGAGAACTCAGAGAACGACCGCTCGCTTGGCACGCTGATTACGTTTGGTCAGGTTCGCATCCTCGATCTTGGCGACCTGACGTGGGGCGAAGAGCGGCCGCTGATGTGCCCGGTGAACAAGCTTGGCAAGGTGGATATTTACGTCGTCTCGCACCATGGCTTCGACCGCAGCTCGAGCCCGGCGCTGGTGGATGCGATTGCCCCGCGTGTCGCCATTATGGACAACGGCGCAGTCAAAGGCGCCGATCCCGGCGCGTGGACGATTATCCGCAACTCGCCGCGCATCAAAGACCATCCGGGCAATCTGTGGCAGCTTCACACCGCAATCCACAACGATGCCGCGCACAATACGGAGGATTCGCGCATCGCCAACCTTCCTGGCCCTGACGCGGGACACTACCTTGTGCTGACGGTTCGGCATAATGGCAGCTTTTCGGTCACGAACGAGCGCACGCAGACGACTGTTGACTATCCGGCCAAGCACTAA
- a CDS encoding YXWGXW repeat-containing protein codes for MLDPVTKSITKLGRGTMLSAALAMTTFTGAVLLSGCPSSSAHAQQVDNSNVDPADANMAPVDGSQAADAQQPVQSNQDPYQDQSQQAVQQPSTGGAPVYRQAPPENESQQQADQYNQNGQNPPQAAPSDQGDQSYNPDYDNQVDAGQAALDDQETAPQAPPPLPTYQQPEAPAPDYIWTPGYWDWAPAGYYWVPGVWCAPPYYGALWTPGYWGFYNGVFRFHRGYWGPYIGFYGGINYGFGYVGTGYYGGFWRGNRFYYNTAVNRVNVTRITNVYNRTVVVNNYTRVSYNGGRGGLTVRPTTSEMVAMRQTRTPAMSLQVQNRRNAAADRSQFYNTNRGRPAITAAPRPIAADRGIARPAIRPAAQVLRPSNRPNQPQVRPNQPQVRPNQPQGRPEQPQVRPNLPQQRPNQPQVRPEAPQSRPQQPQVRPNLPQERPNQPQVRPESQPRQQEARPQPQQYRPQQQQYRPQQQQQYRPAPQQQRPQPQQQYRPQQRTEQRSAPAPRSAQEHGDRR; via the coding sequence ATGCTAGACCCGGTCACCAAATCGATTACGAAGTTAGGGCGCGGCACGATGCTGAGCGCCGCGCTGGCCATGACCACCTTTACCGGAGCAGTGCTGCTGTCGGGATGCCCGAGCAGTTCGGCTCATGCCCAGCAGGTTGACAACTCCAACGTTGACCCCGCGGATGCCAATATGGCTCCAGTCGACGGCAGCCAGGCTGCTGATGCGCAGCAACCGGTCCAATCCAACCAGGACCCGTATCAGGACCAGAGCCAGCAGGCCGTCCAGCAGCCTTCGACCGGCGGCGCGCCCGTCTATCGTCAGGCCCCGCCCGAGAACGAGAGTCAGCAGCAGGCTGACCAGTACAACCAGAATGGACAGAACCCGCCGCAGGCTGCGCCGAGCGATCAGGGTGACCAGTCCTATAATCCTGACTACGACAACCAGGTCGATGCAGGACAGGCCGCACTGGATGATCAGGAGACTGCCCCGCAGGCGCCGCCACCGCTGCCCACCTATCAGCAGCCCGAGGCCCCAGCGCCTGACTATATCTGGACGCCAGGCTATTGGGATTGGGCGCCGGCAGGCTACTACTGGGTGCCGGGCGTGTGGTGCGCTCCGCCGTACTATGGCGCGCTGTGGACCCCCGGTTATTGGGGCTTCTACAACGGCGTCTTCCGCTTCCATCGCGGTTACTGGGGCCCGTACATCGGCTTCTATGGCGGCATCAACTACGGCTTCGGCTACGTTGGCACCGGCTACTACGGTGGCTTCTGGCGTGGAAACCGCTTCTACTACAACACGGCCGTCAACCGCGTGAATGTGACGCGCATCACGAACGTGTACAACCGCACGGTGGTCGTGAACAACTACACGCGCGTCTCTTACAACGGCGGACGTGGCGGCCTGACGGTGCGTCCAACTACGTCGGAGATGGTAGCGATGCGCCAGACCCGCACCCCCGCGATGAGCCTGCAGGTGCAGAACCGCCGCAACGCTGCTGCAGACCGCTCGCAGTTCTACAACACAAACCGCGGACGCCCCGCCATTACCGCTGCACCGCGACCTATCGCTGCCGACCGTGGCATCGCACGTCCGGCGATCCGGCCTGCAGCGCAGGTGCTGCGTCCGTCCAATCGTCCGAACCAACCACAGGTAAGGCCGAATCAGCCGCAGGTTCGACCCAACCAACCGCAGGGACGGCCTGAGCAGCCGCAAGTACGTCCGAACCTACCGCAACAGAGGCCGAATCAGCCGCAGGTAAGGCCCGAGGCTCCGCAGTCGCGGCCTCAGCAACCGCAGGTGCGCCCGAACCTGCCTCAGGAGAGACCGAACCAGCCGCAGGTGCGTCCTGAGTCGCAGCCGCGGCAACAGGAAGCGAGGCCACAGCCTCAGCAATATCGGCCGCAACAACAGCAGTACAGGCCTCAGCAGCAACAGCAATACCGGCCTGCACCGCAGCAGCAAAGACCGCAGCCGCAACAGCAGTATCGACCACAGCAGCGCACGGAACAACGGTCGGCACCTGCACCTCGCTCGGCGCAGGAGCACGGCGATCGGCGTTAG